Proteins encoded by one window of Pseudonocardia alni:
- a CDS encoding acyl-CoA dehydrogenase family protein has protein sequence MESLKDFRARARAWLAANGAPDVPVDPDARFAVLRRWQRTLSDAGWLGLAWSREAGGGGLTHAHQLVFVEELVRARAPQPVGLIGLEVVGPSIDRYGTDRQRRELLPRMLSGEDIWCQGFSEPDAGSDLASLRTRAVADGDDYVVTGQKIWTSWAHEAQWCALLVRTDPAVRKQAGISYLLVDMASPGVTARPIRQMTGDREFCEVFLDEVRVPRRNLLGAENDGWAIATHTLGSERGAATLRRRVELEVALEDAIGELRAHGAVGDRARAAVGRAQVAMRVLDAQTRQTTARLVAGAGPTPLDSVDKLVLNDAEQTVFAEIAGLLGALRAVPVARPGGLRSDRWAREHLYSRAASIYGGSAQIQRTIVAERLLGLPRG, from the coding sequence GTGGAATCCCTGAAGGACTTCCGGGCCAGGGCCCGGGCCTGGCTCGCCGCGAACGGCGCACCCGATGTCCCAGTGGACCCCGACGCCCGGTTCGCCGTGCTGCGCCGCTGGCAGAGGACCCTGTCCGACGCCGGCTGGCTCGGTCTCGCCTGGTCGCGGGAGGCGGGCGGCGGCGGGCTCACCCACGCCCACCAGCTGGTGTTCGTCGAGGAGCTCGTGCGGGCCCGTGCCCCCCAGCCCGTCGGCCTGATCGGGCTCGAGGTCGTCGGCCCCTCGATCGACCGCTACGGCACCGACCGACAGCGCCGCGAGCTGCTTCCCCGCATGCTCTCCGGTGAGGACATCTGGTGCCAGGGCTTCTCCGAGCCCGACGCCGGGTCCGACCTCGCCTCCCTGCGTACCCGCGCGGTCGCCGACGGCGACGACTACGTGGTCACCGGCCAGAAGATCTGGACCAGCTGGGCGCACGAGGCGCAGTGGTGTGCGTTGCTGGTCCGCACCGACCCGGCCGTGCGCAAGCAGGCGGGCATCAGCTACCTGCTCGTCGACATGGCGAGCCCCGGGGTCACCGCCCGGCCCATCCGGCAGATGACCGGCGACCGGGAGTTCTGCGAGGTCTTCCTCGACGAGGTCCGGGTGCCACGGCGGAACCTGCTCGGGGCCGAGAACGACGGCTGGGCGATCGCCACCCACACCCTGGGCAGCGAACGCGGGGCCGCCACCCTACGCCGCCGGGTGGAGCTCGAGGTCGCGCTGGAGGACGCGATCGGCGAGCTCCGCGCGCACGGCGCCGTCGGTGACCGGGCCCGGGCCGCGGTCGGGCGGGCCCAGGTCGCCATGCGGGTCCTCGACGCGCAGACCCGGCAGACCACCGCCCGGCTCGTCGCAGGCGCGGGCCCGACTCCGCTGGACTCGGTGGACAAGCTCGTGCTCAACGACGCCGAGCAGACCGTGTTCGCCGAGATCGCGGGGCTGCTGGGCGCCCTGCGTGCGGTGCCCGTCGCCCGGCCCGGCGGCCTGCGGTCCGACCGCTGGGCCCGTGAGCACCTGTACTCGCGGGCCGCCTCCATCTACGGCGGCTCCGCCCAGATCCAACGCACCATCGTGGCCGAACGACTCCTGGGGCTGCCCCGTGGCTGA